From the Solibacillus sp. FSL R5-0449 genome, one window contains:
- a CDS encoding DUF4097 family beta strand repeat-containing protein: MNEQQFLDLLDYHLVKLQQQERDDIRRDFEEYFENGRTEGKTTEDIIKSFGSIEELAEELLASYDEEDFMENVAVVKNDKPIPYQNVEIEANGVNVVIVPTDAEEVIIETKDKDHLTEAAMQIKDDTLYISIKRQEQVRRFWFITIIGTINTIDTVVYLPKKQYEKLVIHNDNGRIKVSETIAQQFYLQSDNGRILTDYIQGKVLDAHSANGRVVLTETNIDLVKASSNNGRIIAENVKGQELQFDSDNGRVEMKNVLGEIKARSRNGRIVAQLNTVQSPINFETDNGQIILSTEGKIQNIEIDSWTAWGSVSIYNEKTSHYSHGTRANTIKLKTSNGKITVEDLLAQ, from the coding sequence ATGAACGAACAGCAATTTTTGGATTTACTTGATTACCATTTAGTAAAATTACAACAGCAAGAAAGAGATGACATCCGCAGAGACTTTGAAGAGTATTTTGAAAATGGTCGTACAGAAGGAAAAACGACAGAAGATATTATAAAATCATTTGGAAGTATTGAAGAATTGGCGGAAGAGCTCCTTGCTTCATATGATGAAGAAGATTTCATGGAAAATGTTGCGGTTGTAAAAAATGATAAGCCAATTCCGTACCAAAATGTAGAAATTGAAGCTAACGGTGTGAATGTGGTAATTGTTCCTACTGACGCTGAAGAGGTTATTATTGAAACAAAGGATAAGGATCACCTGACAGAAGCAGCGATGCAGATCAAAGATGATACGCTATATATCTCGATTAAGCGTCAGGAACAGGTTCGCCGTTTTTGGTTTATTACGATAATAGGAACGATCAATACAATAGATACAGTTGTTTATCTGCCTAAAAAGCAGTATGAAAAACTTGTGATTCATAATGACAATGGACGGATTAAAGTGTCGGAAACAATCGCGCAGCAATTTTACCTGCAATCAGATAATGGACGCATCTTAACAGACTATATCCAAGGGAAAGTTCTTGATGCCCATTCGGCTAATGGGCGAGTGGTGCTTACAGAAACGAATATTGATCTTGTAAAGGCAAGTTCAAATAATGGACGGATTATCGCAGAGAATGTGAAGGGTCAAGAGCTTCAGTTTGATTCAGATAACGGACGTGTCGAAATGAAAAATGTTTTAGGTGAAATTAAAGCACGATCACGAAACGGCCGGATCGTTGCACAGTTAAATACTGTCCAATCACCTATAAATTTTGAAACCGATAATGGTCAAATAATATTGAGTACAGAAGGCAAAATTCAAAATATAGAAATTGATAGCTGGACCGCTTGGGGATCTGTATCCATTTATAATGAAAAAACATCGCATTATTCGCATGGAACTAGAGCAAACACTATAAAGTTAAAAACAAGCAATGGGAAAATTACGGTTGAGGACCTTTTAGCTCAGTAA
- a CDS encoding PH domain-containing protein: MIFKSKVDIWIAIVFIFVPISMIYGVITEPSAVLLLVTALIIVLLCILFFGTKYVIEKDELIVYGGIYKKRIPINQIRSLRPSKNPLSAPAMSIDRIEITFDPHIQIILVSPKDKELFVKKLLEINPSITLKS; the protein is encoded by the coding sequence ATGATTTTTAAATCAAAAGTGGATATTTGGATAGCTATAGTTTTTATTTTTGTGCCCATCTCGATGATATACGGGGTCATTACTGAACCAAGTGCTGTTTTGCTGCTTGTTACGGCACTTATAATTGTCCTATTATGCATCCTGTTTTTTGGTACAAAATACGTTATCGAAAAGGATGAACTCATCGTTTACGGCGGGATTTATAAAAAGCGTATTCCCATCAACCAAATCCGAAGCTTACGCCCATCGAAAAATCCTCTATCAGCTCCGGCTATGTCAATTGACCGGATAGAAATTACCTTTGACCCGCATATTCAAATCATTCTGGTATCTCCTAAGGATAAGGAGCTGTTTGTAAAAAAGCTCCTTGAAATCAATCCAAGTATTACCCTCAAATCATGA
- a CDS encoding PadR family transcriptional regulator, with protein MNPQFKKGVLNLCVLALLEKKDMYGYELVQAISTQIEISEGAVYPLLRRLTKDGLFTTYLMESTEGPPRKYYQITELGIEQLQSLRNEWESFISGVNTLIQGSE; from the coding sequence ATGAATCCTCAATTTAAAAAAGGCGTGCTGAATTTATGTGTCCTCGCCTTGTTGGAAAAGAAAGATATGTATGGATATGAACTCGTTCAAGCAATTTCTACACAAATCGAAATATCAGAAGGGGCGGTATACCCGCTGTTGCGCAGGTTAACAAAAGACGGTCTTTTTACAACATATTTAATGGAGTCCACAGAAGGCCCGCCGCGTAAATATTATCAAATTACCGAACTAGGGATTGAACAACTACAGAGCTTACGTAATGAATGGGAAAGTTTTATTTCAGGTGTAAATACTTTAATTCAAGGGAGCGAATAA
- a CDS encoding FAD-dependent oxidoreductase, with the protein MELHNGLLFWPTTLLKQPHTNPPIKPHYDAIVVGAGMSGILTAKALIDEGLTVAVLERNEIGSGSTSANTGLLQYSNDIQLHELSEKIGEEDAVRFYKLCYEAVDEIEKIAQPLKDTADFIRRPSICFASEKKDVSKLEKECEMLVKNGFPAEFWNELVVEKRLPFKAPAALYTQNDAEINPYKFVVSLTEQLIAKGLDLFENTYANVIEDEGNEITLHTMNGTFTTSRIVYTTGYERLPYGKMKGADINRSYAIVTEQKPGFEGWYENALIWETARPYLYMRKTVDHRVVIGGLDEKKADPAKNETKVDAMANVLLDKLHELLPDENFHAPYKYCASFGESLDHLPFIGQHPEQPNHYYLLGFGGNGTVYSMLGSQIIADLVMNRPNDDARLVTLDRKYGIK; encoded by the coding sequence ATGGAATTACACAACGGTTTATTATTTTGGCCAACAACACTTTTAAAACAACCTCACACCAACCCACCAATCAAACCTCATTATGATGCAATTGTCGTAGGTGCGGGAATGAGCGGAATACTGACAGCGAAAGCACTAATTGATGAAGGCTTAACGGTAGCCGTTTTAGAACGAAACGAGATTGGCTCCGGCAGTACCTCGGCAAATACAGGATTACTTCAATATTCAAATGATATTCAACTACATGAACTAAGTGAAAAAATTGGAGAGGAGGATGCTGTACGCTTTTATAAACTTTGCTATGAAGCAGTTGACGAGATTGAAAAAATTGCACAACCTCTAAAAGATACTGCAGATTTTATACGACGTCCCAGCATCTGTTTTGCCAGTGAAAAAAAAGATGTATCAAAGCTGGAAAAGGAATGTGAAATGTTGGTGAAGAACGGATTCCCTGCTGAATTTTGGAATGAATTAGTTGTAGAAAAGCGCTTGCCATTTAAAGCTCCTGCCGCTTTGTACACACAAAATGATGCAGAAATAAATCCTTATAAGTTCGTTGTTTCACTAACTGAGCAGCTGATTGCAAAAGGACTCGATTTATTTGAAAATACGTATGCCAATGTGATTGAAGATGAGGGAAATGAGATCACTTTGCACACTATGAACGGAACCTTTACAACATCCCGCATTGTATACACGACCGGGTATGAGCGTCTTCCTTACGGAAAAATGAAGGGGGCTGACATTAACCGTTCTTATGCGATTGTGACAGAGCAAAAACCCGGCTTTGAAGGCTGGTATGAAAATGCACTCATTTGGGAAACAGCTCGCCCGTATTTATATATGCGAAAGACGGTAGATCACCGTGTAGTAATCGGCGGATTAGACGAAAAGAAAGCCGATCCTGCCAAAAATGAAACAAAAGTGGATGCAATGGCTAACGTGCTGCTGGATAAGCTACATGAGTTATTGCCTGATGAAAATTTCCATGCCCCATATAAATACTGTGCTTCCTTCGGCGAGTCTTTAGACCATCTCCCTTTTATCGGACAGCATCCAGAACAGCCGAATCACTATTACCTGCTCGGATTTGGCGGTAACGGTACGGTTTATAGTATGCTTGGCTCTCAAATTATTGCCGACTTAGTCATGAACCGTCCGAATGACGATGCGCGCCTTGTAACATTGGATCGAAAATATGGAATTAAATAA
- a CDS encoding phospholipid phosphatase: protein MMDPYIFGFFTIAYIAIFAWGMAKHKKTASAILFLVIAALIYDNAILALGHLIGEGDLLETLSYGRFWLHAIFTPTLILFSLFVMKEANLHFAYKNWVPFTFGALWIVAVIVEYFAELNGLELASEESYGVLSYSTTEAASGPPPMILIVLVALLIAAIMLGRKRKWWWMLVGTIVMTIGSAFPIDIGSDAITNAFELVLIATLMWTAIHFSNDRPYRRF, encoded by the coding sequence ATGATGGATCCTTATATTTTCGGGTTTTTCACGATTGCCTATATTGCCATCTTCGCCTGGGGAATGGCAAAACATAAAAAAACGGCATCTGCCATTTTGTTTTTAGTTATTGCCGCTCTGATTTACGATAATGCAATATTAGCGCTAGGCCATCTCATCGGAGAGGGAGACCTTCTTGAAACCCTAAGCTATGGCCGTTTTTGGCTTCATGCAATCTTTACCCCTACGTTAATACTTTTTTCATTATTTGTAATGAAAGAGGCAAATCTACACTTCGCCTATAAGAACTGGGTTCCCTTTACATTTGGTGCCTTATGGATTGTTGCCGTGATTGTAGAATATTTTGCGGAATTGAATGGACTGGAACTAGCTTCGGAAGAATCGTATGGTGTACTTAGCTACAGTACAACAGAAGCAGCATCCGGACCGCCGCCAATGATTTTGATTGTCCTTGTCGCCTTATTAATTGCCGCAATCATGCTTGGCAGGAAAAGAAAATGGTGGTGGATGCTTGTCGGGACAATCGTTATGACAATCGGTAGTGCATTTCCGATTGATATTGGGAGTGACGCAATTACAAATGCCTTTGAGCTAGTATTAATTGCGACTTTAATGTGGACAGCGATTCATTTTTCGAATGACAGACCATATAGAAGATTTTAA